A region of Takifugu rubripes chromosome 6, fTakRub1.2, whole genome shotgun sequence DNA encodes the following proteins:
- the lyz gene encoding lysozyme C precursor — translation MKIPVFLLLLALANAKVFQRCEWARVLKARGMDGYRGISLADWVCLSKWESQYNTNAINHNTDGSTDYGIFQINSRWWCNDDRIPTRNACNIKCSALQTDDVTVAINCAKRVVSDPQGIRAWVAWNRHCQNRDLSAYIAGCGL, via the exons ATGAAGATTCCagtgtttctgcttcttttgGCTTTGGCCAACGCTAAAGTCTTCCAGCGCTGTGAATGGGCTCGAGTGCTGAAGGCACGCGGGATGGACGGCTATCGTGGAATTAGCCTGGCTGACT GGGTCTGTCTGTCCAAGTGGGAGTCACAATACAACACCAATGCGATCAACCACAACACCGATGGTTCCACTGACTATGGCATCTTTCAGATCAATAGCCGCTGGTGGTGCAACGATGATCGCATCCCGACGCGCAATGCATGCAACATCAAGTGTAGTG CACTtcagactgatgatgtcaccgtgGCGATCAATTGTGCAAAACGTGTTGTCAGTGACCCTCAAGGCATCCGGGCCTG GGTTGCCTGGAATCGACACTGCCAAAACCGTGATCTGAGTGCCTACATTGCAGGATGTGGTCTTTGA
- the mbd2 gene encoding methyl-CpG-binding domain protein 2: MERKKSDCPALPPGWKKEEVIRKSGLSAGKSDVYYYSPSGKKFRSKPQLSRYLGNAVDLGCFDFRTGKMMPGKLQKNKQRFRHDPLSLAKGGKPDLNTALPIRQTASIFKQPVTKVTSHPGNKVKMDSQRAFDQPKQLFWERRLKGLHSLDVTEQVLRTMDLPKGLQSVGPDISNETLLSSIASALHMTSAPVTGQTSVAAEKNPVIWLNTCQPLCKAFTVTEEHIREQELKVYQARRSLEEALTADSMARMAENTQALLEGQMA; encoded by the exons atggagagaaagaagtCGGACTGTCCCGCTCTGCCGCCCGGttggaagaaagaagaagtgaTCAGGAAGTCCGGACTCAGTGCTGGAAAGAGCGACGTCTACTACTACAG CCCTTCAGGAAAGAAGTTCAGGAGTAAACCTCAGCTTTCCCGTTACCTTGGAAACGCAGTGGATTTGGGATGTTTCGACTTCCGCACAGGGAAAATGATGCCAGGGAAATTGCAGAAGAACAAACAGCGGTTCAGACATGATCCCCTCAGCCTGGCCAAG GGAGGTAAACCGGACCTTAACACAGCTCTGCCAATTAGACAGACCGCCTCCATCTTTAAACAGCCTGTTACCAAGGTTACGAGTCACCCGGGCAACAAGGTGAAGATGGACTCCCAAAGAGCCTTTGACCAGCCCAAACAG CTGTTTTGGGAGAGGCGCTTAAAAGGTCTGCACTCCTTGGATGTCACAGAGCAAGTCCTGCGGACCATGGACTTACCGAAAGGACTTCAGA GCGTTGGTCCAGACATCAGCAATGAGACTTTGCTCTCGTCCATCGCCAGCGCTCTGCACATGACGTCTGCACCCGTCACAGGACAGACTTCAGTTGCTGCTGAGAAGAACCCAGTCATCTGGCTAAACACATGCCAGCCACTGTGCAAGGCCTTCACGGTGACTGAGGAGCACATTcg GGAACAGGAACTGAAAGTGTACCAGGCCAGGAGGAGTTTGGAGGAGGCCCTGACAGCTGACAGCATGGCGAGGATGGCTGAAAACACTCAGGCACTGCTTGAGGGTCAGATGGCCTGA